GGCTTTTCAACGAGCCTTCGGGGTTGGTCGCTATAGATGCTGACAAGTTGGCCGACCTGGGGCCGCGCCACGGCGCCGACCGGCTCCGCCTCGATCGTTTCGGCGCCGACAAAGGATACCTGCCATCTGCCTTCGAGCGGCACCACACCCGTGCCTGGCACGGCGAAGCCGATGGTCACAGGATCACCGACCTGGGGAATCAGCGCCTCTTCCAGTTGAACCTGCACCGCAAAGCCATTCACTGACGTTACCTTGCCTTTAAGCTCCGCCGCCGAGGCCTCTTGGTAAGAGGTCAACAACAGTACGAAAAAAAGAATCGGTATCCAGATGCGATCCGGCTTCATGGCAGCTCCTTTTTGTGGTCCGAATAGCCATTGACTTTGCCAGAATAATCCGGTTTGCTGGATTTCACAACAGTTTGAAAGCGAACGAAAAGCGGACCAGGCGGCGATGACGACAGTAACTGACGAGAGCATTATTTCGGCGGTCGATCGATATTTCGAAAATCCGGACATCGCCCGCAACCTGACCGCCCTGTGCCGACGCCTTCCCGTCGAGGCCCGGGTGGTGGTGGCCGGCGGCGCCATCCGGAACATCATCATCGATCTTGTCCATGGCAGCGCACCCCCCACGCCGGACATCGATATTTTCATCGGCGGGCTGCCGCGCGACTTTTCCCTGCCACACGCTCTGGCCGATCAACTCATCGAACATACCGATCTAAAAGGGTTTCGCTGGCATCCTGAGGGATCGCAACTGGCCTATGACTTGTGCCTTCTTCCAGATTTCGTGATCATCGAGGCCTGCCATCTCGAACCGACCATGGACAACCTGCTGAGCAGCATCGACTTCACGGTCAACGCCATTGTATTCGACGTGCGCGACCGCTCGTTGGCGGAAAACGGGTGTACGGCGGACATTCGAGCGCGGCGCATCGATTTCAACTGCCACGTGATTCCCAACAGGGAATTGATCGCCTATCGCGTCTTGCTGATGGGTCACAAGACCGGGTTCACCCTGTCCGAAACGGTGTTCGATTTCCTCAAGCATCGCCTCGAGTTGGACGCCGTGACCCATCTGCTGAAAATTATCAGGTCCAAACTGGATAAGGAGACGGCCGACACGGTCACGGCGGAATACGACGCCCTGTGCCGCTGCCGCGACTATGTAACGTATCTCGCCGGACTGGGCCGGTGAATTGAACTTGATCCGCACAAGGAGGCAAACGATGACGAAAAAAAACTTCCCCTGCCTGGCCGCGGCCGTGGCCGTCCTTTTGATTTCCGCATGCCAGAGCGCCTACTACTCGGTGTGGGAATCCCTGGGGAAAGAGAAGCGCCACTTGCTGCGCGATCAGATCGAAGCGGTCCAGGACGATCAAAAGGAGGCCTCCGAAGAGTTCAACGACGCCTTGACCAGCCTGAAAATGGTCTACCATTTCGACGGCGGCGACCTCGAAAAGATCTATAATCGGGTATCGGGCGATTACGAGGTCTGCCGGCAGCGCGCGGGGATGATCGATGAGCGCATCGCCAAGGTCGAGCGCATTTCGGACGACCTGTTCAAGGAGTGGCGCGCTGAAATCGACCAGATCCAGAACCCGAGCTTCAAGTCCAGGAGCGCCCAGAAACTCAAAGAAACCCAGGTCCGCTATGCCCGGCTGGAAAGTTCCATGCACGCCTCGCGCAAACGCATGACCCCGGTATTGACAAAACTCAACGACTACGTGCTGTATCTGAAACACAACCTGAATGCCCAGGCCATCGGCGCGTTGAAAGCGGAAATGAGCAGCATCGAGGCCGACATCGGGACATTGATTCAGGACATCAACCGCTCTGTCCAGGAAGCGGACGCCTTCCTGGCGCAACTGGAAGAGTAGTTCCGACGACATGCAACCAGTAGAAGAACAAACGTCAAACATGCGCACCCTCTTGCTTTCCGTGATCCGCTGGTTCGACTCCGAAGCCGGGGTGGCGGATATCCTGGAGGAGGAACAGAAGCGGATCGACTGGTTCAGGGTGCTTCCCCTGATCGGCCTGCACGCCGGATGCCTTCTGGTGTTCTGGGTGGGATGGTCGCCGACGGCCGTCGCGACCGCCGTGGCGCTCTACCTGGTTCGCATGTTCGCCATCACCGGGTTCTACCACCGGTACTTTTCGCACAAGGCCTTCAAGGTCAACCGTTTCTGGCAGTTCGTGTTCGCGGTCATCGGCAACATGTCTGTCCAGCGCGGCCCGTTGTGGTGGGCGGCCCACCACCGTCACCATCACCGCTTCACCGATCAGCCATCGGATGTACACTCACCGAAGCAGCATGGGTTCTGGTGGAGCCATATCGGCTGGCTCACCTCTAGATCCAACTTTCCCACCCGCTATAAATATGTCCAGGAGTGGGCCCGTTTCCCCGAACTGCGATGGATCAACCGATTCGACACGGTCATCCCCATCGCGCTGGCCGCGTTTCTTTTTCTGGCCGGCGCTTTTCTGAATAAGGTGGCCCCGGCCCTGGGCACCGACGGACCCCAGATGCTGGTGTGGGGATTTTTCATCTCCACCGTGGTGCTCCTGCACGCCACCTGTACCATCAACTCCCTGGACCACATGTTCGGTACGCGCCGGTTCGACACCAACGACACCAGCCGCAACAACGGCCTGCTGGCTCTGCTCACCCTGGGCGAGGGCTGGCACAACAACCATCACCACTATGCTGTCTCGGCCCGCCAGGGATTTCGATGGTGGGAACTGGACATCACCTACTACCTCCTGGTGATCCTGAGCTGGTTGGGCATCACTAGGGACCTTCGCCCCGTGCCGCCGAGCGTGCTCAAGGGATGAAAAGGACAGGCGAATGAAGATTGCAGTGATCGGTACGGGCATCTCGGGGCTCGTTGCGGCGTATCTGCTCAGCGAGGCCCACGATATCTCCGTATTCGAAGCCAACGACTACATCGGCGGGCATACCCATACCGTAGAGGTGCCATCCGCCGGCGGAACGGTAGCCGTGGATACGGGTTTCATCGTCTTCAATGCCAAGACCTACCCCAACTTCATCCGGCTCATGGAAAGGCTCGGTGTGCCCTGGCAGCCATCCAACATGAGTTTCAGCGTGCAATGTGAACGAACCGGGTTGATCTTCTCGCCGAGCACCTTCGCATCTCTCTTTGCCCAGCGCAAAAACCTGGTGCACCCCGCTTTCTACAGGATGCTGGCCGACGCCCTGCGATTTCGAAGCCGGGCCGCGGCGATTATGGAACAGGGCGACGACCGGACCACCCTGGCCGCCTACCTGAAGCGAGAGAAGTACAGCCGCGGCTTCATCGAGCACTTCATCGTGCCCATGGGCGCGGCCATATGGTCGGCCGACCCCCGACGATTCATGGATTTTCCGGCCCGCTATTTCATCACCTTTTTTCATCACCACGGCTTTCTCAACCTCCGCGACCAGCCCGAGTGGCGGACCATCAAAGGCGGTTCGAGCCGGTACATCGCACCCCTCACCCGCCCGTTCCGGGACAACATCTATCTGAACACCCCGGTTCGCAGCGTCCAGCGCCATTCAGACCACATCGAACTGACCACCGCGGATGACACCCGCCATCGCTTCGACCAGGTGGTCATCGCCGCCCACAGCGACCAGGCCCTTGGCATGCTGGTAGATGCATCTCCAGAGGAGACGGAGATTCTGGGCGCCATCGCCTACCAGGAAAACTTCACGGTGTTGCACCGCGACGTCTCCCTGATGCCCTCGCTGAGGGCCGCCTGGGCCAGCTGGAACTACCGCATTCCGCGCCAGGCGATGAACCGGGTGGCGTTGACCTACAACATGAACCTGCTGCAAAACCTTCCGCCCCACGATCCTTTCTGCGTCACCCTGAACATGGCCGGCGCCATCGATCCGGCCAAGAAGATAAAGGAGATCGTCTATCACCACCCCATCTACGACCCCGTCGGTCTGGCCGCCCGCAAGCGTCGCGAAGAGATCAGCGGCGTCAACCGCACCTGGTACTGCGGCGCCTACTGGGGCTATGGGTTCCACGAAGACGGTGTGAACAGTGCGTTGGCGGTCGCCCGACATTTTGGCTTGGATCTCGATTGAGACCTGGCCGACAATGCAAAGCCAGGATACATTTTCATCTGACAAAGCCCGCATAATATCTGGAAACGATGGAATCTCTCAGGTTTCATACTTCGGATGCGTATGGACCGGCGCCTCCTTGACGACTAACCTGAGCGCCTGCCAGTAGATGAGGAAGATCACCTTTGCCGTCATTGCCGGAAAAAGCAGCAGCGCCCGGGTGAGGTTGTCACGGGTCAAGGGCCGGCGTGCCAGGGAGAGGCTGGCATCGAAGATGCGCTTGTCGTTCCGGTAGTTGATCATGTGGACGCCGAGGCGTTCGCCGGGCAACCGGAAACGCCAGTCGTATTGAATGTCCATCTCCATGAAGGGGGACACGTGGAATTCCTTGGCAAAGCGATGGCGCCGCCATTCGACGGATGCATGACGGCTTTGATCCGCCGGAAGGATGTAGAGATGCTCTTCGCCCCAGGGCGTGTTGTGGATCTCGGTCACGATGGTCTCCACGGAGTGGTCGTGGACATCGTAACAGTAATAAAAGCTCACCGGATTGAAGCAGTGCCCGAAATAGCGCAGGTGGGTGAGCATGCGCACCGGCCCGGCCGGTCGGTGGCCGGTTGCGGCCTGGACCCGATCCCTGATCGCCTGGTCCAGGGGCACGCGGGGGTCGCCTGTGTGGTCGCGGCGCCGGAAGTAGGCCAGGTTCACCCCACGGCCCGACCAGAGGGGATGAATGCCCGAAAGGGCGTCGATGCGGGCCAGGTCGAGAAACACCAGAAAGAGCCGGTACTCGAAATGGTTCTCCACCGGGTGAAAGCGGCGGTGCCGGATGGTGCCTTCGTAGAGGGCGTGCAAGGGGGCTCGCGTGGGGTCCACCATGGTTCAGCTCCTTTCTCCGGCCGTCCGGCCGACCCACGGCATGCGGGCCAGCGGCTTGGTAAAGATCATTTGCACGCTGCCCAGGTATCGTTCTTCGAATCCGGCCTCGCAATAGTGCAGGTAGTAGATCCACATACGCTGAAATGCGTCGGAAAAGCCGAGGCCCTGCACCTGGTCGAGATTAAGGTGGAAATTGCCGCGCCAGCGGCGCAGGGTTTCGGCATAGTGGGGCGTCATGTCCTCCAGATCGAATAGGCGCAGGTCGGTACGCCTGGCCGCGGCGTTGCCGATGGCGGACACCGAAGGGATGCAGCTGCCCGGAAAGATATAGCGTTTGATGAAATCCACGCTCCGCTTGTGCGTCTCGAAGGCCCAGTCGGCGATGGTGATGGCCTGCAGCGCCATGCTGCCCTCGGGCCGCAGCAGTCGCGCGCACTGGGCCATGAACGTCTCCAGGTAGTGATGACCGACGGCCTCTATCATCTCGATGGAGACCAGCTTGTCGTATTGGCCCCGCAGAGCGCGGTAGTCCGATTTCAGCAGGGTGATCCGGTCGGCGACCCCGGCCGCTGCGATCCGTTCCCGGGCAAGCGCGTATTGCGCGTCGGAAATGGTGGTGGTGGTCACCCGGCAGCCGTAATGCTGCACGGCGTGCAAGGCGAAGCCGCCCCAGCCCGTACCGATTTCGAGCACATGGTCTTTTTCCGAGAGCTGCAGTTTCCGGCAGATCCGGTCGTACTTGGCGACGGATGCCTGGGCGAGGGTGGCGTCCGGGGTGTCGAAATAGCCGGCCGAATAGGTCAGGGTCTCATCGAGAAAAAGCCGGTAGAACTCGTTGCCCAGGTCGTAGTGGGCCACGATGTTCTTGCGGCTGCCGGAAACGGTGTTGCGCCGCATGAAGTGGAACAGTTGGTAAAATGGGCTGGCCAGCCGCGCCGGGCCGCTTTCCAGCTCCCGGAAAACCACCTGGTTGCGCAGCACGATGCGCACCAGGGCGGTCAGGTCGTCGCTCTCCCATTCGTGCCGCATATAGGCCTCGGCCGCGCCGATGCTGCCGCCGAAGACGATTCCCGTGTAGGCCCGCCGGTCGCGAATGCGCACTTCCGCTTCGAGTGGAAAGTCGTTCGCGGCGTGCCCGAAACAGCGGCGGACGTCGCCGTCGTAGACGCAGACCCGGCCGTTTTCCAATTTGGACAAGAGCCTGAACAAGATCTTTCGGGCCAGGCCCGCGGCCGGAACCGCTGCGGCCTGCACCGGCCAGCGCGTTTGGTAAGGCGTCAAGGTTTCGTTCATACGCACCCCCTGTGCGGTCGATGGGTCAGCAGATAGTGGGATACCAGCCATTCCCGTCCCCGGCGATATCCCCAGAGCTCGGCGCAGGCCATAAAAAAGATCCGCCAGCGCTGATACCACATGTCGGCATGTTCGCGACCATAGGTCGCCTCCAGGATGGGCATGACAAGGCTCTTGCCGGCATCCAGGTTGGCCAGCCAGGCTTCGGCCGTCTTCTGGTAGTGGCGTCCGTCCAGGCGCCAGTGGCGCTCCACCACGAGATCCTGCTGGAAATAGAGCAGCAGGTCGTCCGAGGGCATCATCCCGCCGGTGAAGAAGTGACGGCCCATCCAGTCGTCGTCGCTGGTGGTTTCATAGAGATACGCCGCATCGCGGTGGGTGAAGATGTGGATGAAGAGACGGCCGTCGGGTTTCAGCCAGCCGGCCATCCGGTCCAGCAACTTTTCCCAGTTGCGCATGTGCTCGAACATCTCCACCGAAACGATGCGATCGTAACGCCCCTGGGCTGTGAAATGATTCATGTCCGCGGTCACCACTTCCAAGTTGTCCAGGTTGCGCCGACGGGCCTGGGCAGTGATGAATTCGCGCTGGGAAGAAGCGTTGGAGACGGCCGTGATCCGGGCACGGTGAAAGCGCTCGGCAGCCCACAGGGAAAACGATCCCCATCCGCAGCCCAGCTCCAGGATTCGCTGGCCGTCCAACAGCTCGGCGCGCGCGGCGACCAGCTCGAGGGCCCGCGCCTCGGCCGCGTCCAGGCTGTCGACCCCATCAGGCCAATAACAGGCACTGTATTTAAGGTGTTTGCCCAGTACGTGCCTGAAAAAGTCCGGCGGCAATTCGTAGTGCTGCGTGTTGGCCACATCGGTCGCCAGCGCGATGGGGCTTTGCCGCATCGCTTGTATAAAACTTTGCTTACGGGACATCTGCCGTTCCGGACCGCCCTTGCCTTCTACGGCCAGGCGCTGGAAATCCAGAATTTTGATTCCCAGTCGGATCAGCGGATCGGGCAGCCGGCCCTGGTCCGCCAGGTCAATCAAGGTCTTCATGGGGATCCTCCGTTGGTCGTCGCTCCCGGGGCATCCAGGGAATGAAGGCGGACGTCCGTTCGATGTAGCGTCGATAGGCCGGCCGCTTTTCGATCAGTAGTTTTTCCGTCAGCGGCACGCCCGTCATTTTGAGAAGGACGAGGGTCAGGACCAGGGGGCTGATGATGCTCCAGCCATTCTCAACCTGGGATAACCCGACGACAAACACGCCCCACCATAGCAGGCATTCGCCAAAGTAATTGGGGTGGCGGCTGTAGCGCCAAAGGCCGCGGTCCATGACCCGACCCCGGTTGGCGGGATCGGATTTGAAGCGGGCCAACTGCCAGTCGCCCACGCTCTCGAAAACGAAACCCACAAGCCAGAGCCCTGCGCCGATGGCATCCAGGATGCCCAATCGAGACGGTTCGCTTGCGGCCATGCCGGCCTGAAGCGCCAGGGCGATGACCCAGAGAAACAGCGCCTGCAACAGGAACACCTTGAACAGGCTGGTCCACCAGAAAGCGGCGCCGCTCGATCGGCGCCATGCGGCATAGCGCGGATCTTCGCCTTTGCCGCGACTGCGCCAGGTCATGTATGCGGCCAGACGAACCCCCCAAACCGTTGTCAACCCGAGCAGCAGAGCCTGGCGCAGCGCATATCCGTCGGTCCGGGACCATGTGAGCCAGGCAATCATAACGAAACCAAGTCCCCAGAGTGCGTCCACGTGGGTCACATCCCGGCGGACGAGACTCACCACCCATCCCAGGCCCATCAAAAGCATCGCGGCCAACAAATTTTCCATATAGAACGATGCCAATATCATGTCGATCACCTCCTGAAGCTATCTGGCCGACGCCGAAGCGTCAGATCACGCACGCCATGCGGTCTCGGCACACCAGTACCCCGGGCCGGAGCGGATCCGCCGCCGCGCCGCCCGCCCGGACACGGTCGATGGCCGCGATCACTTCCCCATGGCGCTCGCCGCTGAGCGGATAACGCAGTGCGATGGCGATGGCCGCAACGTTGCAAAGCGAGGGAATAAGGGCGTAGAAAACCCGGATGGTCCACTCGACGGATGTGCCCTGGATCGCATTGGGCACGTATCCGGCCATACCCATGGCCGCCAGTCCGACCCCCACCCCCACGGCTGCGGTCATCTTTTTGGCCACGGACCAGAGGCCCATGTATTGGCCTTCACGACGCTGTCCGGTAATCAGCTCATCGTAATCGATCACGTCGGCCTGCAACGCCGACGGCAGGGCCAGCACGGCCCCAAACCCCACGCCGGAAACAACCACCAGCACCCCATAGGCGACCACGTCGCCCGGCCCGAGAAAAAAGATCATCAGAGAGACGATGGCATTCACACCCAGGGAGATCAACCAGGCGTGCTTCTTGCCGAGTCTACCGGCCACCCGCCGCCATAACGGCAGAAAAGCGATGCCAGTGACAAAAAAGAGAAGAAGAAACAGTTCCGCACCGGATGTCCGGAGCACGTACTGCACGTAATACAGGATCAGGGCCGCCGGCAGGTTGCTTCCCAATGCGCTGACGGTAAAGGCCGCCAGCAGGATCAGGAACGGCCGGTTGCGCCGCATGCCGCGCAGGCTCTCGGACAACCGAATCCGTGCGGCCTCAGTTAACTGCCTCCGCTCGCGCAGGCGATACACGCACCAGGCACAAGCACCTACCAAAGCCGGGGCATAGAGCAGGCCCATGATCAGAAAGGCCGTGCGCTCCTCTCCAGGACTACCATCCAACCCCCATGCCCATCTGACAATGGCCGGCGAGGCGGCGGCCACCAGCGTACCGCCGATGAGAAATCCGTCCCGCAGCATGAACAGCGTGGTCCGGTCATCGTAGTGTCGGCTCAGCTCCGGGCCTAATGACTCATAGGGGACGGCCGTTACGGTCCAGAACAAGAAAACCGCATAGATCCAGAAGGCAAACCAGACGGTGCTGGTCCGAGCCTCGGCGGCCATAGGGGGCCGGAACAAAAAGAAAACGCCAACGGCGAGCAGTACGGCACCGAAGAGGATGAAGGGCCGGCGCCGGCCCATGGCTGTGTGGATGCGATCCGACCACAAACCCATCATCGGATCCGTGATCGCGTCGAAAATGCGCACCCCGAAGAGCAGGAATCCCACCACGGCGATGTCCACCCCTACCACATCGGTATAGAACTTGGGAATGAACACATAGACCGGAATGCCCACCATGGCCAACGCAAAAGCGGGCATGGCGTATGCCAGTTTGAGGTTCATGGGGAGTACATTCTGGTCTGTCCGCATCGGGTATCTCCTGCCGCGTTCGATTCTGTTTGATCGTGTATCTTCAATTTGCATAGGAAGTTATGGAGCCCCCGCCACAAAGACAACCAGGTAAGACTCGGTGGTCAATGGCAGGATAAAACTACCCATAAGCGTTTTCTGTCATGCATGGGCGCGCTTCATCAGCCATAAGAATTTGAAAACGAGAAATCGAAGCCTATTTTGAGGAAGCAAGTTTGATGGATTCGTAAAAAGTTGTTGCCGGACGGCGCCGTAAAAGGTTCAAGATCAAGGCGCGCGAAATTCCGTGTCCTGAGGCGTACTTGTCGTACGCCGCAAGGACTACGGAATGAGCGCAACGCAGATATTGGACCTTTTACGGTGACGTCAAGTTTGACAAAATGGCAGCGATTCATCTGACAACCGAAAGGAGCTATACCCATGCCCGTCATCATCGTGAAAGCACGCGAAACCGAAATCGATACCCGAGAGAAAAAGAGCGCCCTCATCGAGGCCCTCTCCGATGCCTATGCCAGGGTCGCCGGCGACACGGAATACAAGGATCAGGCCATGGTCGTGATCGAAACGTTCCCGGACGAAAACTGGGGCCGCGGCGGGGGAAAGCCGCTACCTTGAGGGGTGCCCCCGCAGGGGAATCTCCTTCAGCCAGAAATTGATGAGCCATGCCCCGGCAACGACCACCAGGGCGACCAGAAAAACTTGAAATAAAGCCGCCTGAAGCGCCTGCCGAAGGCTCGTCATGGTTGCGTCGAAAAGGGCCGTGGCATGTGGCCCCAAATCGGAGAAGAGGTCGCGCAGCAGCTGACGGTGCTCGGCACTGACCAGCGCCTGGGGGGTTGCGGGCCAGCGCCGAAAGTCGTGGCGCGTCGATGATGCCCTGTAACGCCTTGGGAAGGTAATCACGGAAACCGGCGGTCAGGCGAAGGTTCATCACCGTCCCCAACACGGCAAGGCCGATGGCGCCGCCGAGGGAGCGGACAAAAGCGGTGGATGAGGTCGCCGCACCGAGAAACCTGTGAGAAACCGCATTCTGCACCGCGATGGTGTAGATCGGCAATGTCGCGCCCAGACCGATGCCGACGACCGAGATGTACATGACCGCACGGGCATACCCGGTGTTCATGTCCAAGCCTGCAAGCATCGCCAGCCCTGCAGCCATCAGTCCGAGTCCCAACATCCCCTGGATTTTGTAATGCCCGCCCATGCGCGAGAGCGACTGCCCAGAAAAAAAGCTGCCGAAGACCATGCCCAGCATCATGGGGGTTAAAAAGCTCCCGCTGATCGTGGCCGTGACCCCCAGCACCCCCTGGAAAAACAGGGGAATGAAAATAATGCTGCCGAACATGCCGAAACCGATGAGAAATGTGACGATCAACGATACCGCCACGATACGGTCCCGGAACATTGCCAGGGGCACGATAGGGGCCTTGCACCTGCTCTCGATCCATAAGAACCATACCACCATAGCCCCGGAAAAGCAGAACATGCCGAGGATGCGGACCGACCGCCAGGAATGGTCGCTCCACCAGGTCAGGGCGAGCATGGCCGGCACGATGGCCAGCGCCAGGGTCGTCATACCGGCCCAATCGATGCGACGGCGTTCACGCTTGGGCCGAACATTCGGAAAGTACAGCGCAAAAAGCGTAATGATGGTGACACAGAGCGGGATATTGATGAAAAAGACCCAGTGCCAGGAAAGCGTGTCGGTAATGTAACCGCCCAGGGTCGGTCCGATGATGGAGGACAGGCCATACACGGCGCTGCCGGTGCCGATGTATTTGCCGCGCTCGGCCGGCGGAAAGAGATCTCCGATCACCGCAAAACCGGTCGCCATCATGATGCCGGCGCCCAACCCCTTGGCGGCGCGGCTGACGATCAACTGCCACATGGTCTGGCTCAGGCCGCAGGCGATCGACGTGACCAGGAACAGGCTTAAACCGATCATGTAAAAGGGTTTGCGTCCATACGAATCGGTCAGGCTTCCGGTAATGGGCATGATCACCGCCGAGGAGATGATGTAGGCGGATGAGATCCAGGTGTAATGGCTGAAGCCCCCCAGATCGGCGATGATGCGCGGCATGGCGGTGCCGATGATGGTCTGATCCAGAGAGCCGAGAAACATGGCCAACAGCACCCCGGCAAAGGTCATCGCTTTCTTGCGGCGCGGCAGGACGTGAAGGCCGGAAGGGGCGGCATGAAAAGCATCGGAAGGCATGTGTTGTCTTTATTGATCCCTTGAATCCATGGTGAGATTCTTATTCAGCCCATTTCGCTATCCACGGCCCTTTTGCGAGCCATCGCAACCTTTTAAAAAGGCGTTGACGGAAAAGTCCCGGAGACGTAAACAAAGCAGGTTTACAGACGGTTACTGTTTATCCACTTTTAAGGGGTTTTTCATGAGAGTTCTGTCCGGCATTCAACCTTCCGGTTCACTGCACCTCGGCAACTACTTCGGCATGATGAAAAAGATGATCGAATACCAGGAGAGAGCCGATCTTTTCTGTTTCATCGCCAACTATCACGCCATGACCAGCCTGCGCAACGGCAAGATGCTCGCCCAGGGGACCCTCGAGGCGGCCGCCAACTTCCTGGCCATGGGCATGGACCCCGAAAAATCGACGTTCTGGGTGCAATCCGACCTGCCGGAAGTACAGGAACTCACCTGGGTGCTTTCCAATTTCACCCCCATGGGCTTGCTCGAGCGCTGCCACAGCTACAAGGACAAGGTCGCCAAGGGCATCGCGGCCAATCACGGCCTGTTCGCCTACCCGGTCCTGATGAGCGCCGACATTCTGATGTTCCAGAGCAACATCGTACCGGTGGGCAAGGACCAGAAACAGCATGTGGAGGTCACCCGGGACATCGCCATCCGGTTCAACAACGAATACGGCGAGGTTTTCACCCTGCCCGAGCCGGAAATCGACGAGGAGGTGGCCACCGTGCCCGGCCTCGACGGCCAGAAGATGAGCAAGAGCTACGGCAACACCATCGATCTGTTTCTCGACGACAAAGCGTTGCGCAAACAGATCATGCGCATCGTGACCGACGCCACGCCGGTGGCCGAACCCAAAGACCCGGACCGCTGCAATGTATTCCAGATCTATCGGCTTTTTCTCGACAAAGAGCAACAGGACGCCCTGCGCCGACGCTACCTGGCCGGCGGCATGGGCTACGCCGAGGTCAAGGAAGAGCTGTATGAGACCGTGCGCGCCTTTTTCGCGCCCTTCACGGAAAGACGTCGGGAGCTGATGGCCGACAGGGAGGGCATCCGCCGCACCCTGGCCCAGGGCGCCGAAAAGGCCCGCTACGTGGCCCGCAAAACCATGGGTAAGGTTAAAAAGAAGGTGGGGGTGATTTACTGAGTGTCCGTCCACAAACGGCCAATTGGCCCGATATCGGCGTTGCGCGAAAAATTCAATCCTCGGAATATCGACCATATGCCTGCGGTTAAATTTTTCGTGCGCCTTGATCTCGACCCAATTCGCCTGTTTGTGGACGGACACGACTGAGTATCGCCCTTTTTTCGATCGGACTTCTTGACACCGGACGACAAGCGTTTATCGTTTTTCTCAAGTGTGACAATTCCCCGTGTGAACATCTGCTGCTTCGGTAGCAGATAAATTCAGGACATACAAAAAAACGAACACCGTGTATCTCCATTTCTTTTTTTAACCGGTGATTTCAGACCGGTGCGAGCGTTCATTCCGGAAGGATCAGAAGCCCACCCTTCCCGCCTATCCCGCCTTATAGACATTGCCAACCCATCAATTTCAAAGGAGATTGGCCATGAATAAGTCCAAAACCACTGTCCGTGCGTTTATGCTGTTCGCTGCGCTTGCCGCGATCGGCGGCGGTCTCGCCATGTGGAAACATGCCGCCACCGAGGAGGCCAATGCCGCCACTGCCAGCCAAGCTGAGCCGATGGAGACGGTGATGGCGGCCGTCGCGAAACCGTTAGAGCACCGGCAGACCGCCACCGCCATCGGGACGGTTCTGGCGTTGCGCTCGATCACCTTGCGCAACGAACTTGCCGGCACCGTGCAAATAGTGATGCTCACACCCGGACAGATCGTCGAGCCAGGTGCTGTCCTGGTTAAACTCGACG
This Desulfatitalea tepidiphila DNA region includes the following protein-coding sequences:
- a CDS encoding MFS transporter — its product is MRTDQNVLPMNLKLAYAMPAFALAMVGIPVYVFIPKFYTDVVGVDIAVVGFLLFGVRIFDAITDPMMGLWSDRIHTAMGRRRPFILFGAVLLAVGVFFLFRPPMAAEARTSTVWFAFWIYAVFLFWTVTAVPYESLGPELSRHYDDRTTLFMLRDGFLIGGTLVAAASPAIVRWAWGLDGSPGEERTAFLIMGLLYAPALVGACAWCVYRLRERRQLTEAARIRLSESLRGMRRNRPFLILLAAFTVSALGSNLPAALILYYVQYVLRTSGAELFLLLFFVTGIAFLPLWRRVAGRLGKKHAWLISLGVNAIVSLMIFFLGPGDVVAYGVLVVVSGVGFGAVLALPSALQADVIDYDELITGQRREGQYMGLWSVAKKMTAAVGVGVGLAAMGMAGYVPNAIQGTSVEWTIRVFYALIPSLCNVAAIAIALRYPLSGERHGEVIAAIDRVRAGGAAADPLRPGVLVCRDRMACVI
- the trpS gene encoding tryptophan--tRNA ligase, with the protein product MRVLSGIQPSGSLHLGNYFGMMKKMIEYQERADLFCFIANYHAMTSLRNGKMLAQGTLEAAANFLAMGMDPEKSTFWVQSDLPEVQELTWVLSNFTPMGLLERCHSYKDKVAKGIAANHGLFAYPVLMSADILMFQSNIVPVGKDQKQHVEVTRDIAIRFNNEYGEVFTLPEPEIDEEVATVPGLDGQKMSKSYGNTIDLFLDDKALRKQIMRIVTDATPVAEPKDPDRCNVFQIYRLFLDKEQQDALRRRYLAGGMGYAEVKEELYETVRAFFAPFTERRRELMADREGIRRTLAQGAEKARYVARKTMGKVKKKVGVIY
- a CDS encoding tautomerase family protein: MPVIIVKARETEIDTREKKSALIEALSDAYARVAGDTEYKDQAMVVIETFPDENWGRGGGKPLP
- a CDS encoding DUF1295 domain-containing protein — its product is MILASFYMENLLAAMLLMGLGWVVSLVRRDVTHVDALWGLGFVMIAWLTWSRTDGYALRQALLLGLTTVWGVRLAAYMTWRSRGKGEDPRYAAWRRSSGAAFWWTSLFKVFLLQALFLWVIALALQAGMAASEPSRLGILDAIGAGLWLVGFVFESVGDWQLARFKSDPANRGRVMDRGLWRYSRHPNYFGECLLWWGVFVVGLSQVENGWSIISPLVLTLVLLKMTGVPLTEKLLIEKRPAYRRYIERTSAFIPWMPRERRPTEDPHEDLD